The following is a genomic window from Prunus persica cultivar Lovell chromosome G7, Prunus_persica_NCBIv2, whole genome shotgun sequence.
attttttaaataagtttatttgagggaaGTTCTTTAGGGtactctataatttttttttcaatgatccaaaccatctattttgtaggtcttcattcatagatcattcttacaaaaaattagacaaatggGAAACCTTTtcaacatccaattgtgtcctaccaaatcaatgaacacggtacttcaagaaagtactaaaatttcaataactcaattgaatggtcaaatgatatcggattcaagtaattttttctataaatgatctttgaatgagtatctacaaaatagacggtttggattagtgaaatacaatccggagtggatCCTATAAGAGGTGTCCTTCAATGGAAACTCtttttgtattatatatatatatatatatatatatttttttttttttttcttatacaaaattattttaatctCTAAATGTAACCCATTTCgaaatttgaaagaaacttcaactttaaagaaaagttgacacttgactcacacacacacacagagaatTTGGGTACTTGAAATGAAACACTTGGCAGTTGGGTTCAAGTGGGGCTGGAAAATCATGTGATTGCTTGCATTGATGGATTTTCTGAAATAGGATTAATTATAGAGTAGCTgctgctttcttcttcttcccagcACATCATGAAATGGATTTTCCAAATTAATCGGTCATTAGTTCACATAAATGCTAGTCTATGTATACGACTTTGACGTCTTCTACCTCTTGAAATAAAAGATTGAACTGGTAAATGCCTGAAACAGAAaacttccttccttgattacCAAAATCAAAACTCGTGTTTGGAATCTTAATTATAGCTTTTTAATATTGGAAGCAATGAACGTTTCTAGACCTAATCATTTTCAAGTTTGACAATGCGAAAAAGTGCTTTAACTGCATTTAACTTTTTTGAGGTAAACAGAAAAAGTcccctcttttttttcaaatattttaaaggaTGATTTGAAATTCATGATAGCATAGTTTTGTAATCAAGGGAATGCCTAAGATTAGAATGCTATAAATGCAGGTGCATCAATTTGATAGCTAGCTATCTTATCTGAGGATTGTACTTTGGTCTGTTGGTGAAAATCAACATCACTCTATCACAATTCACGATTGGAAAATACTTCCATTCTTTTCCTGTGAGTAGGAGCTCATACATTTTTGTCAATAACAGTGTAACATATGTGCAGAAGAGAGAGGTATTTCCTTATAAGAAAGGAGGTAGGCagtataaaaattaaaagggtTTGAGGCAATGGCGGATCTAGGAAGGGGCTCGACTGGGCTTTAGTCCAGTGTTGGTTTTGTAGTTTAGTCTTAATTGTACAACAAAATCCATTGCAATTAAATATTAACCCACTTATCTTTTAGAATTCAGTTTATCCTAGCCACCTgcattagattttttttcttctacccACTGAAATCCTACcatattttctatatataaaaatatataatcttACCATACAATATTAATTAGCTCAAAAATTCTTGGTTATAAAAGAtctcccaaaaaataaataatttagccCAActctagaaatttttttgaatccGCCATTAGTTTGAGGGTCATCACTCCATCTCTATCTCGTTTATGcttgggtttgttttttttttttaatggggtCTCTCCTTAAAACGCTCCAAAAGTTGTCCTGTTCTATTAGCATAGAGTTTGAGTCTCTGTTTTCTTGTGGAAGGGTTTATACTTCCAGCTATTAAGCTATATGTGGAAGGGGTAGGTTTTCCAACCACCTTTGTTTAATCCAAAATCCGTCTTAATTTAGAGAAGAGCTATGTAAGTAGGTTTAGAAGTCCTTAACCCACTTTACTATTTCCTAAATTACAAGAAGCATAGTGTTGTAGAAATACATTTGTTAGGAATCCTTATTAGACTTTAATTTTAGCACAAGGTACCAATAAAACGTGGTTGAAGAGtcacaattaaattaaacaatagtCTAATCTCAAATGCGCACCAACCATAGAACTCTAATCATTCAACTTAATATAATTCTCATTTactctaaaataataattcgGCCCAATCAATCtgaaataataattcattCCAATGTAGTGTACGATTCGAAGTCGGTTCAACTTTAATATTAAAGATCTTAAGCCacttaagaaaaatcaaaatttagaaTTGGGAATCGGTAGCTTAATTCTTGTTTAGGAAGCATATTACTTAAATAAGTTCCACAATTCCCACACATCtactttatttatatataaaaaaaagttggtaAATAACAACTTATATTAGTCGtgtgtatataatatacaGGAAGCTTCAGttgagggattcctcaaataacttatttgagggatatcCTTGTAGGGCCCattttgtattgtattttactaatcCAAATCGTCTATGTTTTAGAgaatcattcaaagatcatctctacaaaaaatcacttggaTCCGATATCGTTTGACAGCTCAATtgtgttattgaaattttagtactttcttgaagcactgtGTTTATTAATGTTGTAGGATataattggatgtcgaaacggttttcgatttgtttaattttttgcaaggatgatctatgaatgtagacttaaaaaatatatagtttggatcattgaaaaaaatttatagggTACCTAAaaaggtgtccctcaaataatattatttgagaaatcctttaattttaatagaaagggacataaaataatttaagaaAAGGACTATATATAGATATTCTTGTAATTTATAGATTCTATCGTAATCAAACAAAAGTCAAAGTCTACatatttccttctcttttattatcttttattaattttttgtttctgattttcctttttttggtcGGGAACTCTCTTCCCTCTTCAACGCCTCAAGTCATttgcctttgttttttttttttgggtaaagaaAGAagtcttttgcttttgttggtATGCAACTTGGACTTTTTAGATTGCGCTAGGTTACGGCATTTGGGGGGCGTATGGCAATTTGATTAGAATTTAGAAAATGcttatataaaaatgaaaaatcttaTTACCAATAAACAATCCCTCGGAGaccaacaagaagaagaagagttagGCTTTGTTGTGCTGTGTGTTGCAGCGTTTCCCACTTGgcctttcaatttttttcatggCCCTGTTTCccaaaagaccaaaaaaaagctCCAAAACCCAGACGCTTCTTTATTTGGCTTCCTTTTTCTCTGTAGCtgtctctctcatctctctttgaGGAACTAGCTAAGGATACTCGAAGGGTGGTATGAACAGTACTCTCTGAGCTCTGCTTGGTGGTCGGTCTTTGTTTGATTTCTCTCTGGTTCTGGTAAAACAATGGCTGAAGACATCTGTTTCTTCAACAAGGTGCTGCCTTTACTCCCTCCTTTTCGTTATTTTCTGCTTTTAATTCTCAAGTTTACTTTCTGTTTGAAATGAAGTAGTGGGTTATGCTCAAAATGCTgtttttatacataaattttgtttattcaaataaaatattggtAAGAGATGTATTCTGGTAGTCTTGAAGCATATGTGGGcgtcttctttttgtttttccagtttctttttccttaatCACGTGTAAAAGGTGTTATCTTCAAGGCTGTTCCTTCAGCTTTGTGGGTGAAAGACAAATGTATATGGATTTGAAGGAGAATGTTTGGTGCTGGCCGCTCCTCTGGATGTTCGATCTGGGTTTTGAGACTTTAATAGAATTTATCTGTAACCAAGTTTATTATGCTGTTAATATTACCGCTGAAAAGGACACTTACATTTGTATTCTTCGAACTGGGTTAGTAGTAGAACTAGTATTTAGTGGTTCTATGGATTGTTATACTTGATTATTGTTGTGAGTGTTACTTAGAGAGCATATATTACATTTGTGCATACCCATTACAACTTTTTCATCAACTCTCCTTATCAAGATTTTCATTTAACTCCCCCTTTCCCCATTTTGGTTCACAGGAAACTCTGATCATAAAGCCTCCTAAGAAATCTCCTTTGTTATTGAGGATGACAGTCCTAGTATTTGCAATGGTCTTTGGCGTTTATATCTGCTCAATATGTCTAAAGCAGTTAAGTATCCAAACCATGACTAGATTTCAAAGCATCAAAGTCATTGCAAGGCCTTGCCACGACACCAAACTACTAGAAATTCCTTATAAGCATTACCCAATGCCTGAAACTTTTAGCAGGTAATTGAGAATTTGcacttttcaaatttgaatttgggcATTTTcagctttgtttgtttttgtttctttggatAAGAGCATCTTCAGCTTTGTTAAATCTCTGTTTTGGTCTATTTCTAGGGCTGAATGTGCACGTAATCCTGTAAGATTCTTTGCAATCTTGTCGATGCAGAGATCAGGGAGTGGGTGGTTTGAAAGCCTGTTGAATAGTCATAAAAACGTTAGTTCTAATGGAGAGATATTCTCCGTTAGGTCTAGGAGGGAAAACATATCTTCAATTGTACAGACTCTGGATAAAGTTTACAATTTGGACTGGTTCAGTAGTGCTTCGAAGAATGAGTGCTCTGCAGCAACTGGCTTCAAGTGGATGCTTAATCAGGTATACAATGTCTTTCTACTTCAGCCTAATAATGGTTATCGAATACAAAGTCTTCTGCTCAGTGATTAGCGGAAAGCTTATCCTTTTAGTGACAACTAGTAGGAAATGTAAAACAATGCGAACCATATTACTGTTTAAGAGGTTGTACTAATAAGGTCTTGGAAACTTAGATCATGATTGGTCCAAAGCATCAGAACAATCAATATGGTATTCCCATGCCATGGTCCAGTAAATTGTCAACTTTCTAACAGATtctgtttaattaattactttttatATATGAAGTTTTTGACGTGATAACTTACCAATAATGAATAAATTTGTATATGATGTGACATGAGGGGTGGTTGGCCATCTAAGATTCTTAAAGGCAATTGTTTTACTGCTTAATCAGCCCAGTTAACTTCTCATTTTACTCAGTTTTTCGATTTAATATGTGTTATGTCTCATGAGTCATGACGAGGAGGTAAACTGTTCCTTGTTTCATGTTGGCCTTATATATGTATCATATAAAGCACCAAATTGACTGAAGAGTGGCCATATTGGAATCGCAAAGATATTAAAGGTTGCAATCACCAAATTGACTGgtcattcttgtttttctccaagGGGAGATGGTGGAAGAGCTAACTTATAGCTTTTGCAGGGGTTAATGGAGCACCACAAAGAAGTTGTGCAATACTTCAATCGCAGGGGCGTCTCTGCAATATTTCTCTTTCGAAGAAACTTGTTGCGTAGAATGGTTTCTGTTCTTGCTAATTCTTATGATCGATACGCTAAGCTATTGAATGGAACCCACAAGTCACATGTACATTCAGAAGAAGaggtctctctctcgctctctctgaTTACCTCTCCCTCCACTCCCCACCACAACCACGTTTTCATTATCTTAAATTTTATCTGGTGACTTCTTGTATATGCAGGCTGATACCCTGAAAAAGTACAAGCCTACTATCAATAGCACGAAGTTGATTACTGATCTTAAGGAAATGGAGTTGACAACTTCAAAGGCTTTAGAGTACTTCAATAGCACTAGGCACATCGTTTTGTTCTACGAGGACATTAACCGCACTGTAAGGATCTAAGTAAAACCTTCATGAAATCTTTGAGTTATCGTATGTTCTTGtaaatattttcattattCACTTGGAGACTACTACCATAAGACTTATAATTCTGCTACTATTTTTGTGTACATTTTCCTGGAATTATGCATCTAAAGTAGTCATTATTTCTTCTTATTCAGAAACTAAAAGAAGTTCAAGAGTTTCTTAGCCTTCCACAGATGGAATTAACCAGCCGTCAGGTAAAGATACACAATGGACCGTTGTCAGACCTTATCAAGAACTGGGATGATGTGAAGAAGACGCTTATAGGAACACCTTACGAAGATTTTCTCCGCTCGGACTATTAGGCGTAGTCCTCTGCTAACTCTTTGATACTGGTGTACATACCAACTCAAGTTATTCTTACCCCAGAAGCTGACAGGATATTGCCCGTGCTTTAAAATTTTTTGGCCGCAACAACACAGGCCTGGTGTTTTGAtccttcttcattttttatctCATCAACACTCCGTTGATGTGTCTATacaccttttttctttttgttaaccAGACAGACACATTGTATATGTCAGCTAAGCAATGTGAGTGAATATGCAATTCTTTAAtctctattttgttttcttgatcaccctttaatttatatttgtttggTGTTCTGTTTCTGTGTCATGTTATTATTGTCGTTCAATATTATCTGAGGATATacattgcaatttgcatgcagattctttaattttgttctcCATCTTCCACAATAACCACTTGGGTATACGAGTTCTTCCATTTTCTCTATGTTGCATTTCTTGTTGGGGAAAATACTTTTTATGCTTTAGGATTTAGCAGTGTCTGCAGAAAATTTATAGACAAGACAATCTTTGCTCATTGAGCTTCTTATTTGTGCATTTGGTATTCACTCATCAAAAACACAGGCATAGTCTATTTGAACACAATTTTccctccctttctttcttgaatGCGTAGCCATCTACACACATGTCCTTTTTCTGATATGTCAGACCCTTAATCTAATCCACAACAAATAGCATGTATCTCTCCTTAGGTCTTGGGCCCTTGGATTCCTAATCAAGTGAGTAATGGACCTCAATTCAATGGGTACTCATAATTTGTGTTTGCCTTTTGATTCAAATGTCCAAGTTGGATTATAAAATGGCCTGTCGAAATTAGACTCATGAATAACACTCTTCCCAGATTCCTTTCCCTTAGTACCCAAACTTTgcatttgtatatatatggtGACATTTACGCACCGCATATTGCTGATCACATTTTTCATAATGGTGTGATTTGCGAACGACTCACTAGCATGATGAGTCTCTCACCAGATTAAAAATGTACATTTTTCGAGAAATGCGGTAACAACTTTGTGAGAAATGTGATTAATATActtgaataatttttgcttcaaCAGACTCTTCAATTCGATTAACGCATAATCatggaaaagaatgaaaaatagtaaaacatgtgaaaaatgtctatgtatttattatatgaaaagaaaaaaaatacatgttttcaacattttcaaggtaggttttgttttttgaagaGCCAAAGTCAACTTATCAGTcctgaagaaagagaaagatattGCAACTTTGATGACTGAGGTTGAAGAGGCTGTTGGAGAGAGTTTTTCTGATGTGGCTCACCTATTTTAGATTCCAAAGCTGTTGAAGAGGTTGTTGGAGATGCTTTTACTACATTCTTACCCCATtatattggtgggctccacctctattaaagaggtggtacacaatgtggtataaaaatgtgataaCCCTAACATTACCCATATACAAATAGTATTAGCTTACTATTAGCTATATGTACATAGACTCAATATGAGCTTGATGCACTCCTGAATCcatcatataaaaataaacaaggaATCCTTACCTTTTTAAGAGATGCACGTAGTTATCAATGTACATAGACTTAATTATGAGTTTGATGCATTGGAAAACCTACATAAACTCACGCAATCTATAATAAAACTAACCCTAAGAATCTTTCTTAGTCtcatatttgtttaattttcccAAGACGTTGTAATTCCACAATGGACTCACATTGGAGAGTAACTTATCTTCATTGGGATGTCATTGTGACAGTATTTCAGGACAATCACATATTATCATATGTCTAACTTTTTTACATATCAATGTGTGATTGACTTGAAGTACTGTCACTAAGTCATaattaacattaaaaaaacaccAGTGAAAGTAGCATACCCGTGGAATATGCTATAGCTAGCTAGAAGCCTATAACTTAACTGATCGTATAGTACCAGTTGTCTCGTCTCTTGTGTGAAAATGAGACATGAGGCACAGCTGTACAGTTTGTGCAGATAGTTCATCATGGTAGGCATGCGAGGCAAGCTATATAGTGGCCTCTTGGAAGCCATGTAGGGGCAACTTCTATATTTTATCAACACATGGGCCGACTGTAAAGCAATATTACAAACCACCAAGGTAAGAAAAACTTTTGGCAGTTGTGCATGGTTAAAGCTAGCCGATAAAACTTTCACGCCACAAATGCCAAATGGCTCTTGAGATGAATAAAATAGTGGTTTGTGTTCAACAATGTCAGGGTGTTTGGGTTGGAAAGCTGAACACGTCTGTCTGCCTGAAAGTCTTAACATTTTGTGTGAACAAGAAGAAGGGTTGaagaacaaatatataaaacaagaGCAAAGATAGGTAAAaagtttttcaaattgaacatgaatggtggagaatgagagcAACTGGTCCTCCACAGATCCATGTTGCTTGACGTATATTATATTTCTTCAACTTGTTATAATATGATTTCAGAAGTAATGC
Proteins encoded in this region:
- the LOC18770024 gene encoding uncharacterized protein LOC18770024, with product MAEDICFFNKETLIIKPPKKSPLLLRMTVLVFAMVFGVYICSICLKQLSIQTMTRFQSIKVIARPCHDTKLLEIPYKHYPMPETFSRAECARNPVRFFAILSMQRSGSGWFESLLNSHKNVSSNGEIFSVRSRRENISSIVQTLDKVYNLDWFSSASKNECSAATGFKWMLNQGLMEHHKEVVQYFNRRGVSAIFLFRRNLLRRMVSVLANSYDRYAKLLNGTHKSHVHSEEEADTLKKYKPTINSTKLITDLKEMELTTSKALEYFNSTRHIVLFYEDINRTKLKEVQEFLSLPQMELTSRQVKIHNGPLSDLIKNWDDVKKTLIGTPYEDFLRSDY